Below is a genomic region from Candidatus Rokuibacteriota bacterium.
CCGGCTGCCGCCCACGTTCTTGACGAGGACGTCCAGGCGGCCGTAGCGCGCCATCGCGTCGGCGATGAGGCGGGTGGCGGGCTCCTCGTCGGTGACGTCGCCGACCAGCCCGAACGCCTGGCCGCCCGTGGCGGTGATGTCGGCCACCGTCCGGTCGAGACCAGCTCCGTCGATATCGCAGAGCGCCATGCGGGCGCCCTCCTCGGCGAGGCGCAGCGCGATCGCGCGCCCGAGCCCCGCGGCGGCTCCCGTCACCACCGCCACCTGATCCTGTACGCGGCCCACGCGATTCTCCTTGGCTCGTGAGTCGTCCGTTCGAATACGCGAACGCCGTCCGGCAATCTGACCAGCGCATTATGCTCGGGAGGGCGGCAACGTGCAAGGTCCGACCCAAGCCGCCGTATACTCGCGAGCGCTGTCACCGGAGGAACAGCCGACCCATGAACACCTTTATGTATGATCACGAGCCGCGCGCGGCTACGTCACGGGGCGCGACGCTCGCGCCCGCCCCCGCTCGTCCGGGAGGCCGAGCGTCGTGAGCGACGAGCTGGACGGCACCGGGCTCATCCTCCTCACCATCGGTCTCCTCCTCGCCCTCCACAACGCCAATCGCTTAGGTATCGCCGGCCTCTTGGGGCCGCTCCGCGTCCGCTACCGTGAGGCCTACGCCGCGGTGGGCAATCTCTTCGGCGCCTACCCGCTCGCCTACGCCTGCTCGGGCGCATAAGACGGACAAACGCTGCTCCCTCGGCTCCCTCGCCGCGCGATGCGGGTGGGCGACATGCGGCCTCCCCTGCGGGCGCCAGCCTGACACCCGGGAGTGCTCGCTTCACCGGGGCGAAGGCGAGCGTCAGCACCGCGATCGCCCTCTGACCCGGGCCATCCTGCGCTGCCACGGGCTCGCGGTCACGAAGCGGGCCGAGGGGTGCGGCTGCGGGACCGGGGGGGGCACCGCCGGGTGGCAGGGGCAGCATCGAGAGAAGGACTGAGCTGCGAGCTACGTGAGGGCGGCGGGCGCGAGTGGGGCGGGGCCGGGCGGCGCGGGGGCGCTGGCGCGGGCGAGGTGGGCGACGAGGGTGCGCCCGACCGCGGGGTCCTGCCCGGAGTCAGGGAGATCTGGACCGGCGCCACGAGTTCAGTCAAGCGTCGGGAGGGCCGGCGGGCAGCGAGGCGAGGAGCGACTCCACCAGCGCGCGGAGCTCCTCCGGCGAGGCGGAGCCGGCGCGCCGCCTGAGCTCGCCGAGGAGCCGCCACGTCTCGGGCCCCGTGATCTCCATTCCGATGGGCGCCGCCGTCACCTCGCGGATCGCGGTCAGGGGGGAACGGTTCAGCGTGAGCGAGAGCACATCGAAGCGGTTGTAGTTGCCGGCCACGTCGTGGTGGATCTTCTGGCCGATGATCGCCTCGAGGTCGATCGTCCCGTACACGATCTCTTCCGCGTCGTCCGCCGCGGGCCCTGCCAGGACCTTGCCGTTGGGCCCCAGGATCCCGGTGAAGGTCTGGCTCCCGTCGCCGAGGAGCCGGCGCTTCTCCGGAGTGTCGCCGAGGAATTCACGCATCTCCGGGCTGATCAGGCTCCCGGCCACCACGACGAAGCATGCCCCCTCGAAGGCGTGGGCGGCCGAGCGGATCTGGATGTTGTACCTGAGGTCCACGGCGTCTCCCGCCGGGCGCGCCGGGTAGTTGGCCACGTGGACCTGCTCTCCCTGGGCGATGAGGGCGAAGCGCGCCAGCGGGTTCGTGTTCTCTCCGCAGCAGAGGGTGCCGAGGCGACCGATCGCCGTGTCGTGCACCCGGAGCGTCGAACCGTCGCCGAAACTCCAGATCAACTTCTCCGCGTAGGTGGGCATGAGCTTCCGGTGCCAGCCCAGGAGCGCGCCGTCCGGGGCGAAGATCAGATTGGTGTTGAACAGCTCGCCCGCGCTCCGACGGCTCCGCTCGTTGACCCCGATGACGACGTAGGCCGAGGCGGCCCTGGCGGCCCGGCCGAGCGCGTCGGTCGCGGGGCCGGGAACCTCGACGGCCTCCCGCACGAGCTCGACGAAATGGCGCTCGTTGGCCTGCGGCCGGTCCAGGTAGAGCCAGTGGGGAAAGCCGGGGACGAAGACCTCCGGAAACGCGACCAGCCGCGCCCCGCCGCGCCCGGCCTCGCGGATCAAGTCGCAGGCCTTGTCCACCGTGGCGGCCCGGTTTAGGTACACCGGGGCCGCCTGGACGGCGGCGGCGACGAAGAGGCTTCCGCTACCCGCCACGGGAGGACTCCCCGTCCAGGCCGATCAGCCGTGC
It encodes:
- a CDS encoding SDR family NAD(P)-dependent oxidoreductase encodes the protein MGRVQDQVAVVTGAAAGLGRAIALRLAEEGARMALCDIDGAGLDRTVADITATGGQAFGLVGDVTDEEPATRLIADAMARYGRLDVLVKNVGGSRPAKIWDMKVEEWDFVLRLNLRSAFLCTRAALLDVRRALEKPA
- a CDS encoding carbon-nitrogen hydrolase family protein, which encodes MAGSGSLFVAAAVQAAPVYLNRAATVDKACDLIREAGRGGARLVAFPEVFVPGFPHWLYLDRPQANERHFVELVREAVEVPGPATDALGRAARAASAYVVIGVNERSRRSAGELFNTNLIFAPDGALLGWHRKLMPTYAEKLIWSFGDGSTLRVHDTAIGRLGTLCCGENTNPLARFALIAQGEQVHVANYPARPAGDAVDLRYNIQIRSAAHAFEGACFVVVAGSLISPEMREFLGDTPEKRRLLGDGSQTFTGILGPNGKVLAGPAADDAEEIVYGTIDLEAIIGQKIHHDVAGNYNRFDVLSLTLNRSPLTAIREVTAAPIGMEITGPETWRLLGELRRRAGSASPEELRALVESLLASLPAGPPDA